In Candida orthopsilosis Co 90-125, chromosome 4 draft sequence, the genomic stretch AACTGATCTACCATATTGGAATACCCGAGTTATTGCAATGAATTCgaatcaaattgatgataaagacTTGTTGAATAGATTTGGCAAATTATTTCTTAACGCCATGGAGAGGAAATTCCCATCTCCAGTCATGATAACTGACAATATAGCAACAACACTTCAATGGAATGACTCGTTCATATACTGGATTGAAATGTTTGATATATTTGGTAATTACATTgctttgttcaaaatggCTCGCGATGGGAAGGTAGATAATcatgaagttgaattcCACAAGATTAATGCAGTGAATGAGGAAAACCTTATGGGTTTCAACTCCGACCTCAGCTACTTTAACCACCCAAATaagaattggaattttgaattctttAAACGAAATCAGGAGTCTCTGAGTATATAGCTGTATACGGTAATATCCGCTACCAGATGATTTTTAAACATCGGCTGTCTCTCTCTGtttgtttgaagaaaaaaatttctaTTTTAACAGCGGTATATAGGCCGTATAACCATACCATAAACTAAACTACATAGGTACCACGCTGTAGCTCACCAGAACCGCACAGTTAACACAACGATGATGTATTCAATAAGCCATGTGTGCAGGCGATCCATACAAAGTAATGTATCCAGAAGGAGGAacttttcattattttggaaaatgcTATCCATGAATGATCCcaataaagaaaaggatGAAAGAAAGTTGTATAGTTGGGATGAGTCTCCATATGAGGATATTCGAACACATGCGGCACTTATAAGAGCAAAAGCATTGTGTCCAGTAACACACAAACCTGTCAATTTTGTATGCCCGTATTCGGGAATACCTACACATGCATCAAAAGAAGCATGGGAAAAGGATACAGAATACCATgcaaagaagaaatatgaacttttgaaaaaagtcaACTTGTATGAGCATGATTTGAGATCGGGAAggaaatttgaagaatttgcaTTTCCCGGTGAACAAGAGAGGGATTTCATGATTAATATGAGTGATTGGGATTCATTCTTTTATACTAGAGATTTCCCACCTatgaatgatgaatttaatTTAGCAGCCGCCACTAAAGTCCTTACGTATCCAATGACAATAGGATCTATTTTGCATAAATTTTCGccttatcaaattgaaccaaAGGGTCCAGTGACTGTGGAAGGAGCCAAGTCTTTAGGAGCATTGAGGTACACGTTATACCCACCTTACCAAAAGACAATTGATGGAGTAACACATTTTAAAGAAAGACCAATTAGGATATTCATTTTGGGTCCTAGAATGGAATCCATGTTACCAGGATATGTTTGGAAGCAATTTGGATACTTGTTCCCTAAAAGTAGGTTTGAAATCCATTTGATTGGACCTGAAGCATATTTTgacaaagaaacaagatCATTTGCTTCTGTAAATACTCCGAATGGACGTCCATTGATTGAAAGATTCGATGATCAGATCACCATCCACCACCACACTCAATATTTCAATGAACTCTACGATATGGGTGACTTGTTCCCATTTGATCCATACTTGGATGTTTTTTTCCTATTCCACCCTGGTTTCCAAACTGCTGATCAAATACACTGGgacaaatcattgaaagGATTATTGGAATCCAAATGCCCGATTTATGTTACTGGTTTCCATGATGAAGACATTCAAAGGGAGATTGATTGGTTGAAACGTCatgaattgaatggtgAGATGGACTTGCTTATGCAAAAATCGGACAATAAATTTGCCTGTACGAAATTGgacattgttgattcaaatccCACAGAGACATTTAATTTGAATAGTAAGGTGTTCGGTTTCAGAGGTAAGAGGTATCATGCCATCAAGGTGTGATTGTATATAGCAATAGGTGTACATTTTGTAGATATTCCTATCCTTGTGAATTAGATATCGTAGATCTCCGTTGAGGAACAGGAAATCTTTAATTTGCACCGCGAAACTTTGCTTACACGTAATCCAATTCTGATTCAGCTTTTCAAAACGTCATGACCGAGCTACCCCCATCCAGGATTCATATATTGATTAGATCTACCGAGCTTAATCTTCAGAACGAACGATCActatttgaaattaattCAAACACTACAGTCAAAGAGTTGAAACAATCAATAATTCAAAGATTGGACAACCGACAAGTGACAAGGACATTTTATGAACAAGTGGTATTGTCGTTTCAAGAACGGGTACTTCCAAATGACCCTGCAACTGATGAGCTTGATGTTCCTGTGGCTCTTCAACTTACAAATGATGGAATTCGAGAAATGAATAATGTAATTCCAATAAATctacaaatcaaaagtgCAGTCAATGGAATTCTAAGTCGAGAGTTTTGGCAAGATTTAACTGCAGAGGATAGATTCGATTTCCTACCGATAATCAATCAAGAGACTGAAAGTGCACAGAGTGAAAATCACATTGAACCCAATGTGGCAGTAATTGAGCCAATGAAAATTGTGGCTGGTGATGATTGCGTATGGCAATTGACAGGTGATACTCATGAGTCAATCTCGGATGGCCATGGAACAAACAAGCTTGTTAACCAAGATGGTATCTCCCaaaagatttttgaaataaccTCAACGACAAATGGCAATGAAAAGGTTGCTTTAAACACTTCACAATGTATCATAGTGGACAATGAAATTCACCAACCGTACATGCTATTGAGCCCTGCTGGAATTGCCAAGGTGGATTCCGTCTTCAAACTGCAAAAGGTGAAAGTggtgttgcaaaatcagACTAATGCCGAACATGTCCAGGATGAACAAGGAGGTAGACGccaatttgatgatgacatgTTAGAACGAGTTGTATCCACCGGAAAGCGTTTGCTATTGCTTGTATTCAAGATTGCATTCGTCTTAATTTTCCTTGGCTACAAACCTAATAAGCACATGCAAGAAAACTGGATCAAGTATGTTGTTTTGTCCCTTGTGCTGTTCAATATTTACGTATTATTTTTCACTGGTGAGAATCGGATCCAGAGACTACTAGAGCCTGGCCTTGATTTAGCTCGTCAACCACGTGCAACTCAGAATTTCATCCAAGGAATTCGTATCTTGACAAGAACTAGAGAACATGTTTCCAATCTTGCTCTTGGAGTCCAGAATGAGCTTTTGGGAATAGTTGTTTCTCGTACTTGGGATTTTGAGTACATAATGAGCAATGAGCCCAATTGGTACCttgcaattgcatcaaattTTGAGAATTTATGGAAAGATGCATTGATTTACGTGTTATCAATACTGCcatcttttcaaatcaagcTTTATGATGAGTTGCATAAACGGAAACGCATGgagttgaagttgtttcaAGAAAAGGTACGTCTGTTCTATGATCTTGTGTTGCTGCTTATACAAGAGTATAATAAAAGGCATACTCCTAGTTTTAATTTACCTCAGGCTATTGAACTTGAACCAGTACTTGAAATACTAGAGACGGAGAGAgaggaagaaaaatttgagTATTTGGTAAAATACTATAAATGCTTGAAATCTACATTTGATGTATTCAACAAGCTTTATGTCAAACACAATTCATTGACCAATGACCAAGttgactttttgaataGTGAATTTGATAGATTTGTAGCATCTCGTAATTGATTCCTCAGTTTATATCATTGAGAAATTTTGTGCGAATacatttgaacaaaacGCGTGCTGATCCTATCAATCATGGTTAAACTAACTGATGAAAGTCGTGCATTTCATTATGGTGTATACTCCATAGTATATCAAATACCATCTGGGAAAGTCACTACATACGGTACGTATAACTGAAAGTAGAAACCTTTATGCAATAATACTAACATGACCCTAGGACACATCGCATATCTACTAGACAAACCAGGCAATGCAAGACAAGTTGGATCTTCTCTCAAGCATTGTACTGCTGTAATTCAAGACTTGAACCGAGGTTTTGACCccaatgaagaagaatatCTCAACATTGACTCTCTACCGTGGTGGAGAGTGCTTCTGAGTTCAGGCAAAATTTCTCCACGAGAAAATTCACAAGGTCAGTATCTTCAGGCAGATCGTTTGCGAGAAGAGGACGTGTCGGTCTCACCAGTACATTTAGTTGATTTAGAGGAGTACGGTTGGTTTCCTGAAGATGTGAATCTATGAAATAAATATATACATTTGAATAATACAATTTACATACCATTGGACAATTTCCTTTTAGTTTCCATTGATTCCGTAGTGGTTGCCTTCGACTTGACCTTATCCTTCTTGGCTCCATTTTGGCCTCTGGGAAAAGTACCACGATATCCATTTTCTACTCTCTTTTTActattttgtttcttgttgtCGATTTTCAATCCACCAATCTCTTGTTGTACTTTGCGAGATTCTTCTTGCCACCACTTCTCGAATTCTTGTTCCTGTTGAATTTCAGCTAATGACTTCTTAGGtgtattgttttcttgGGTATATTCTACTCGCAGTGATTCACCACGCATGACTTCAGCTAATGATGGTGTGGAATAAATACTGGAAAGCGAGGAGGTGGACGAATTTGCATGGATCATTGGCGAGGCAAGATCACGAGTTGACTTGGATGACGACTTCGTTGATGGAGCGCTAATTGGTGACTTTACCCTCTTGTCATCCAAGGCTGGGAAGTTTACAGAGGGAGCAGATGGTGGTTTTTCAGTGGTTATAGCTGCCCATGGTGCTACATCAGtttgcttttgctttgaAGTAGCCTCCATATTTTCATTGAACACCGACGCTGCAGTAGCCGCAGccaattttttcctttcCTTTTGAGATAGTTTCACATGAGGTCCCATTTTAGGTTTAAATTGTTTCGAGTCATTTGCATTACCCATCAATGCAAAAGGCTCGGGTGATTTCGAACCCGACCTCTGAGCTTGTGAATGTGACGTGGAAGGGGGTGAAGTTGCCCATGTCAAGCGAGGTGATAACGCTGCTTGCGAAGTGATTTGAGCAAACTTGTTAAGCGAGTCGCTAGTACTAGTCTTCCTCTGCATAGTAGATTTACCATCATTCTTTGTTTGCTCTCTCAAAGGTGGGCTCAGATCTTTTATCTGTGGTTGTGGATTTGTTTTTATCTGCGACCTGGACCttgatttttttgaaacttcaataaattcattttcaactgcttcttcaataacAGTTGGCGAATCTCTGTTactttcaacaaccaaattcTTTCTGAAATCCACGATATCTGCATTCAAAGTAGAGCTCTTTCTTGactttcttctctttgtGGGCTCTTTCGGTTTCTTCACTTCCAATCGTGGATCAACCAATGGTTCAAATGAGGAAAATCCCTTTCGGTCACTCATGTAGTATTCATTGTGCAGATTCAAATCAGAAGCAAAACGAGTGGCAGATATCGAGCTTGAGAACAGTTTGCAGAATTCATCCTTatcatttgtttcaaattcgAAGCAATgttcaatcttttccacGATTTCCATGGGAATGCTTTGAAACATCGGGTCATAAAGAAGCACTTCAAGATTATGATGAATAAACCAACAGCACTGTGAAAACAACTTATTTGCGGAAATGTAATCGGCATTAACGACCAATGACAATACATTCTGCATCGAAATCAACTCAGCAActgcaatttcaaacactGCCTTCAAttggaacaacaacaactcatcagcaatttcaatcatcTCAAGTGCTTCATTTATGAATGTCTCACAttcatcaaacttgaaTTTATAACAGTTTAACAAATCCTTATCTTCAACACCGTATAGATGTCTTAACACAATTCCCATTTGTGATTTAGTTAGCCCTGTAAAATCAAGAACCATGGGGGACGAAATTCCCCACCTCTCAGataaaattgtttcaaaaaatgcCGATCTCACCCTGAGAATATATGCATGAGCAAACATATACCCATCCTTTAAATCAAACTTGACAGATCCGGATGACGTTGATAGCATATTAGTAAATCCTAGTCGAAGTTGTTTTGAACCGAAACTTACTCGAAACAAGCTGCATAGATCGtcaaactcatcaaaaACTAACTTTAAGTTGTCCGGGACTTTCAGGCGTGACCCAAAGCTGGACCATAAATCCACTTTAGTACCCATGTAAACACTTTGCATAAATAATAGTACagaaagaaattttgttttagaTCCAACCTCCAAACAAGAATCGATGGAGTTCCACTTAGCATGAAAGCGTTTTTCTATAATCATGTTTCCCTGCTCCTCGATCAACTCACTGAACTTGGTTGAAACACTTTGAAGAAAGTCCTTGTGAAAGAAGATGCTCTTCAGGTCATCAAGTTTTATACTGGCATCATAAAGCTTATCCCGACCCTCACTATCGTTTTCCTGTGATCCAAACTTTTGGGACAAGTACTTCTCCGTTTGCATTAAACTCCAATTAATTTCATTCTGCTCGCTGTGAGCACTATCTGTTCCAGTATCCATTAACTGATCTTGCTTTCTGTACAAGTCCATGTCAGACATAGGAGATAGCTGATGTACATCACTaataaaatcattgatgtGAAGCTCCATTGGTAACAAATCGATCTCGTCTCGTATGAACCCAAACgataaaaattttggatCACAAGTCACTTGCACAATCCTattgacattttcaatctttttaaatttgtGTTTATTAACCAGGATGGGCAAGACGGCCCCGCTCATTGAATTTCGCCTTTGACTAGACTGGTTAAGCTTCAAAAATACTATCCCAGCTTTTGTACATAAGACAACGGATCCATCAGTTCCcatatcaaaatcaactacCTTCATATCTTCGTTCTGTGGCTTCCAAACATTAACATACTTGGTGTTTTTGACGTCAGTAGAATTCAATGAGAAGCTCATGATGGAACCATTCGACAATAACACCATAGAGCTATTGGGACCTCGGGTGATAATCTTTATAATCACTGTTCCTTCGGTTAACCGCCGAGGtttgaacaaatcaaagTTTTTATCCCCCAATCCCTTTACAGGGACCTTGGGCAATTTgtaatgttgaaaattgtaGTATACATGAATATCGTTGAGTTCCGTTACCA encodes the following:
- a CDS encoding Mss51 mRNA maturation factor, with product MMYSISHVCRRSIQSNVSRRRNFSLFWKMLSMNDPNKEKDERKLYSWDESPYEDIRTHAALIRAKALCPVTHKPVNFVCPYSGIPTHASKEAWEKDTEYHAKKKYELLKKVNLYEHDLRSGRKFEEFAFPGEQERDFMINMSDWDSFFYTRDFPPMNDEFNLAAATKVLTYPMTIGSILHKFSPYQIEPKGPVTVEGAKSLGALRYTLYPPYQKTIDGVTHFKERPIRIFILGPRMESMLPGYVWKQFGYLFPKSRFEIHLIGPEAYFDKETRSFASVNTPNGRPLIERFDDQITIHHHTQYFNELYDMGDLFPFDPYLDVFFLFHPGFQTADQIHWDKSLKGLLESKCPIYVTGFHDEDIQREIDWLKRHELNGEMDLLMQKSDNKFACTKLDIVDSNPTETFNLNSKVFGFRGKRYHAIKV
- a CDS encoding Fgr34 protein (protein lacking an homolog in S.) codes for the protein MTELPPSRIHILIRSTELNLQNERSLFEINSNTTVKELKQSIIQRLDNRQVTRTFYEQVVLSFQERVLPNDPATDELDVPVALQLTNDGIREMNNVIPINLQIKSAVNGILSREFWQDLTAEDRFDFLPIINQETESAQSENHIEPNVAVIEPMKIVAGDDCVWQLTGDTHESISDGHGTNKLVNQDGISQKIFEITSTTNGNEKVALNTSQCIIVDNEIHQPYMLLSPAGIAKVDSVFKSQKVKVVLQNQTNAEHVQDEQGGRRQFDDDMLERVVSTGKRLLLLVFKIAFVLIFLGYKPNKHMQENWIKYVVLSLVSFNIYVLFFTGENRIQRLLEPGLDLARQPRATQNFIQGIRILTRTREHVSNLALGVQNELLGIVVSRTWDFEYIMSNEPNWYLAIASNFENLWKDALIYVLSISPSFQIKLYDELHKRKRMELKLFQEKVRSFYDLVLSLIQEYNKRHTPSFNLPQAIELEPVLEILETEREEEKFEYLVKYYKCLKSTFDVFNKLYVKHNSLTNDQVDFLNSEFDRFVASRN